One Dietzia sp. JS16-p6b genomic window carries:
- a CDS encoding cation diffusion facilitator family transporter, whose translation MSTQPSGHAGARYRVRLACAFALTSVFFVVELIAGVISGSLALLSDAGHMGADVVALGAVLAATVIASRPDRSGRRTFGHYRVEIFASALAVLIMGGMGVYVLVEAFSRLGSDAHVATGTMLIVGAMGLVVNVVSLLLLRSGSSESLAVRGAYLEVLADAAGSVGVIAAALLIRATGSTVWDLVVAVAIAAFIVIRAVILGRQVVAVLAQHAPAGVDPAAVESELASVPGVEGVHDLHLWTLTSGMDVGTVHLVIAPGAQHAGILEEARRVLREAHGIEHATVQIETAGVVECRALGW comes from the coding sequence GTGAGCACGCAACCGTCCGGCCACGCCGGGGCTCGCTACCGGGTGAGGCTGGCGTGCGCCTTTGCTCTGACCTCGGTGTTCTTCGTCGTCGAGCTGATCGCCGGCGTCATCTCCGGCTCCCTGGCGCTACTCTCCGATGCCGGCCACATGGGGGCGGACGTGGTGGCGCTGGGCGCAGTGCTCGCGGCCACGGTGATCGCTTCGCGTCCGGACCGCTCCGGCCGACGGACGTTCGGCCACTATCGGGTGGAGATCTTCGCCTCCGCGCTCGCGGTCCTCATCATGGGCGGAATGGGCGTGTACGTCCTGGTCGAGGCGTTCAGCCGGTTGGGTTCGGACGCGCACGTCGCCACCGGGACCATGCTGATCGTGGGTGCGATGGGACTGGTCGTCAACGTCGTCTCGCTACTCCTGCTGCGCAGCGGTTCATCGGAGAGCCTCGCGGTCCGCGGCGCGTATCTCGAGGTCCTGGCCGACGCGGCCGGATCGGTGGGGGTGATCGCGGCCGCGCTGCTCATCCGGGCCACCGGATCGACCGTGTGGGATCTCGTGGTGGCCGTGGCGATCGCCGCGTTCATCGTCATCCGAGCGGTGATCCTCGGTCGACAGGTCGTCGCGGTGCTGGCCCAGCACGCGCCCGCCGGGGTCGACCCCGCTGCGGTGGAGTCCGAACTCGCGTCGGTGCCCGGCGTGGAGGGGGTGCACGACCTGCATCTGTGGACCCTGACCTCCGGAATGGATGTCGGGACGGTCCACCTGGTGATCGCCCCCGGGGCGCAGCACGCCGGAATCCTTGAGGAGGCGCGGCGCGTCCTGCGGGAAGCCCACGGAATCGAGCACGCGACAGTCCAGATCGAGACCGCCGGCGTCGTGGAGTGCCGCGCTCTGGGATGGTGA
- a CDS encoding ATP-dependent helicase — protein MSDALERFHPATASWFRGAFDRPTPAQEGAWDSLASGAHTLVVAPTGSGKTLSAFLDSLDRLMLGGGGDADGSAERPPGTRVLYISPLKALAVDVERNLRAPLAGIARQAASLGVRTAEVTVGIRTGDTPPEERRRQRSRPPHVLVTTPESLFLLLTSAARETLATVDTVIIDEIHAVAASKRGAHLALSLERLDQLLDTPARRVGLSATVRPHSEVARFLAGERPVTVVAPGSDKRFELTVRVPVEDMTDLSSASTDVTAPPGTPGEGSIWPHVERQVVDLIAAHRSTIVFVNSRRLAERLTARLNEIHAEDTEPGSLPPAPARPPAQIMVPSEVSRGAPAELAMAHHGSVSKERRALIEDALKSGRLRAVVATSSLELGIDMGAVDLVVQVESPPSVASGLQRVGRAGHQVGEVSRAAVFPKHRADLLHSAVTVERMVAGQIEAMSVITNPLDVLAQQTVAACALESIDVEDWFAAVRRTAPFAGLPRSAFDATLDMLAGKYPSADFAELRPRLVWDRDAGTLTGRPGAQRLAVTSGGTIPDRGLFGVFMVGEKATRVGELDEEMVYESRVGDVFALGASSWRVEEITHDRVLVTPAPGGTGRLPFWLGDDQGRPAELGRALGGFLREVGHGSDDEVVPRLAAAGLDVNAVANLRRYLVEQREATGHLPSDTTLVVERFRDEVGDWRVVLHSPFGARVHWPWAEAVRARLAAAHGFDAVPVVSDDGIILRVPDTVDDGEVGARPGAETFALSPEEAVDLVTTHVGGSALFASRFRECSARALLFPRLDPGRRAPLWQQRQKSAQLLDVARRYPDFPMILEAVRECLQDVYDVPALERLLREIDSRTVRIVEIDTPTASPFAQSLLFDYVGAFLYEGDSPLAEKRAAALAIDPSLLGQLLGRVELRELLDVEVLDSIERRLQHLEPERAARDAEAVADLLRLLGPLTVEEIAERSTEPEAVPGWLATLATSSRIVTVEHAGRTWWAGVEDVPRLRDGLGVPPPRGVSSAFLGDADDPLGELVRRYARTHGPFTVDALAARFGLGVAVARGVLERLTSAGTLLAGEFRPGAAGPEWCDAEVLRHIRRRSLAALRSQIEPVSHTALARFLPGWQSLGSGSGSGSESGVDGVLAVVEQLDGLAVPASALEPLVLAPRVRDYSPAMLDELLAGGEVLWSGRGRAGARDGWVSLHPADSAGATLPLDRPQPEGVVHIAVVESLRGGALFFRDIVTTVKEAAAQESTGDAPEVAGPAATVPAVTEAVVRDALWDLVWDGVVTNDTLSPLRAVLSGGGSSGSGTAHRSPRSSARPRRARLGRTSMAQLNGAMAAGTRTPPVVAGRWSLVPEPVTDATVRAHAWAETLLLRHGVVTRGAVEAEEIPGGFAAVYKVLAQMEDSGRCRRGYFVEGLGAAQFAAGNTIDRLRSYDDTADDAHWPSGTDEPAVRVLAATDPANPYGAALPWPQAPEGGSGHRPGRKTGALVVLVDGLCVLFVERGGRTVLILEDRAGAVALAASALAAAVKSGAVGPLTVTTIAGEPVHTSPVAAAFENAGFGATPKGLRIRR, from the coding sequence ATGTCCGACGCACTGGAGCGGTTCCACCCGGCCACGGCCTCGTGGTTCCGTGGGGCGTTCGACCGGCCCACCCCGGCGCAGGAGGGGGCGTGGGATTCCCTCGCGAGCGGCGCCCACACGCTCGTCGTGGCCCCGACGGGGTCGGGCAAGACGCTGTCGGCGTTCCTCGACTCGCTCGACCGGCTGATGTTGGGGGGCGGGGGTGATGCCGACGGCTCGGCTGAGCGCCCGCCCGGCACGCGCGTCCTCTACATCTCCCCGCTCAAGGCGCTGGCCGTGGACGTCGAGCGCAACCTCCGGGCGCCGCTGGCCGGTATCGCCCGTCAGGCCGCGTCCCTGGGGGTGCGGACGGCGGAGGTGACGGTGGGGATCCGCACCGGCGACACCCCTCCGGAGGAGCGCCGCCGGCAACGCTCCCGGCCACCGCACGTGCTGGTCACCACGCCCGAGTCGCTGTTCCTCCTGCTCACCTCGGCGGCACGGGAGACACTTGCCACGGTCGACACGGTGATCATCGACGAGATCCACGCGGTGGCCGCCAGCAAGCGCGGCGCCCACCTCGCCCTGAGCCTCGAGCGACTGGACCAGCTGCTGGACACCCCGGCCCGGAGGGTGGGCCTGTCCGCCACCGTCCGCCCCCACTCCGAGGTGGCCCGCTTCCTCGCGGGCGAGAGGCCGGTCACCGTCGTCGCGCCCGGGTCGGACAAGCGCTTCGAGCTCACGGTCCGGGTGCCCGTGGAGGACATGACGGACCTGTCCTCGGCGAGCACGGACGTCACGGCACCGCCCGGGACCCCGGGCGAGGGGTCGATCTGGCCGCACGTCGAGCGGCAGGTGGTCGACCTGATCGCCGCCCACCGCTCGACGATCGTGTTCGTCAACTCCCGGCGGCTGGCCGAGCGGTTGACCGCGCGGCTCAACGAGATCCACGCCGAGGACACCGAGCCGGGGTCGCTGCCCCCCGCACCCGCCCGCCCGCCCGCGCAGATCATGGTGCCGTCCGAGGTCTCGCGCGGGGCGCCGGCGGAGTTGGCCATGGCCCACCACGGGTCGGTCTCCAAGGAACGCCGGGCGCTCATCGAGGACGCCCTCAAGTCGGGACGGTTGCGCGCGGTGGTGGCGACGTCGTCCCTCGAGCTCGGGATCGACATGGGCGCGGTGGACCTGGTCGTGCAGGTCGAGTCGCCCCCCTCCGTTGCCTCGGGACTCCAGCGGGTGGGCCGCGCCGGACACCAGGTCGGTGAGGTCTCCCGTGCGGCGGTCTTTCCCAAGCACCGCGCCGATCTCCTCCACAGCGCGGTGACCGTGGAGAGGATGGTCGCCGGTCAGATCGAGGCCATGTCGGTCATCACCAATCCGTTGGACGTCCTCGCGCAACAGACGGTGGCCGCGTGCGCACTCGAGTCGATCGATGTGGAGGACTGGTTCGCCGCCGTCCGGCGGACCGCCCCGTTCGCCGGACTGCCCCGGTCGGCCTTCGACGCGACGCTGGACATGCTGGCGGGAAAGTACCCGTCGGCGGACTTCGCAGAACTCCGGCCGCGCCTCGTGTGGGATCGCGACGCCGGGACGCTGACCGGCCGACCGGGTGCGCAACGCCTCGCCGTCACCTCGGGAGGCACCATTCCCGACCGTGGACTGTTCGGCGTGTTCATGGTGGGGGAGAAGGCGACGCGGGTCGGGGAGCTCGACGAGGAGATGGTCTACGAGTCGAGGGTCGGCGACGTGTTCGCCCTCGGGGCCTCGAGCTGGCGGGTCGAGGAGATCACGCACGACAGGGTGCTGGTCACGCCCGCGCCCGGCGGGACGGGAAGGCTGCCGTTCTGGCTCGGGGACGACCAGGGAAGGCCTGCGGAGCTGGGCCGCGCCCTGGGCGGGTTCCTGCGCGAGGTGGGGCACGGGTCCGACGACGAGGTGGTCCCCCGCCTCGCCGCCGCCGGCCTCGACGTCAACGCGGTGGCCAATCTCCGGCGGTACCTCGTCGAGCAGAGGGAGGCCACGGGGCACCTCCCCAGCGACACGACCCTCGTGGTGGAGCGGTTCCGGGACGAGGTGGGCGACTGGCGCGTCGTTCTGCACTCTCCGTTCGGCGCCCGCGTGCACTGGCCGTGGGCGGAGGCGGTGCGTGCGCGGCTCGCCGCCGCGCACGGGTTCGACGCCGTCCCGGTGGTGTCCGACGACGGCATCATCCTGCGGGTCCCGGACACCGTCGACGACGGCGAGGTGGGCGCCCGCCCGGGAGCCGAGACGTTCGCCCTCAGTCCCGAGGAGGCCGTGGACCTGGTCACCACCCACGTGGGTGGGTCCGCGCTCTTCGCGTCCAGGTTCCGCGAGTGTTCGGCGCGGGCGCTGCTCTTCCCCCGGTTGGACCCGGGGCGGCGGGCCCCGCTGTGGCAGCAGCGGCAGAAGTCGGCTCAGCTGCTCGACGTGGCACGCCGCTACCCGGACTTCCCGATGATCCTCGAGGCGGTCCGTGAGTGTCTGCAGGACGTGTACGACGTCCCCGCGCTGGAACGTCTGCTGCGCGAGATCGACTCGCGGACGGTCCGGATCGTGGAGATCGACACCCCGACGGCGTCGCCGTTCGCGCAGTCGTTGCTCTTCGACTACGTCGGTGCGTTCCTCTACGAGGGGGACTCGCCGCTCGCCGAGAAGCGGGCGGCGGCGTTGGCGATCGACCCCTCACTCCTCGGCCAGCTCCTGGGACGCGTGGAACTCCGCGAGCTGCTCGACGTGGAGGTGCTGGACTCGATCGAACGGCGGCTACAGCACCTCGAGCCCGAGCGCGCGGCCCGTGACGCCGAGGCCGTGGCCGACCTGCTGCGCCTGCTCGGGCCACTGACCGTCGAGGAGATCGCCGAGCGGTCCACGGAGCCGGAGGCCGTCCCGGGGTGGCTGGCGACGCTCGCCACGTCGTCCCGGATCGTCACGGTGGAGCACGCCGGCCGCACCTGGTGGGCCGGTGTCGAGGATGTGCCCAGGCTCCGCGACGGGCTCGGCGTGCCTCCGCCGCGCGGGGTCTCCTCGGCTTTCCTCGGCGACGCCGACGATCCCCTCGGCGAACTGGTCCGCCGCTATGCGCGAACCCACGGCCCGTTCACGGTGGATGCCCTGGCGGCGCGCTTCGGCCTGGGTGTGGCCGTGGCGCGCGGCGTGCTCGAGCGGTTGACCTCGGCCGGGACTCTGCTGGCCGGTGAGTTCCGCCCGGGGGCCGCGGGACCGGAGTGGTGTGACGCCGAGGTGTTGCGCCACATCCGCCGGCGCTCGCTCGCCGCGTTGCGCAGCCAGATCGAACCGGTGTCGCACACCGCGCTGGCCCGCTTCCTGCCCGGCTGGCAGAGCCTGGGCTCCGGCTCCGGTTCCGGTTCCGAGTCCGGTGTGGACGGCGTCCTCGCGGTGGTCGAGCAGCTCGACGGGCTGGCGGTGCCCGCCTCCGCGCTCGAGCCTCTCGTCCTCGCGCCCAGAGTCCGCGACTACTCCCCGGCGATGCTGGACGAGCTGCTCGCCGGGGGAGAGGTGCTCTGGAGCGGGCGGGGCCGAGCGGGGGCCCGAGACGGCTGGGTCTCCCTGCACCCGGCGGACTCCGCAGGAGCAACCCTCCCACTCGACCGGCCGCAACCGGAGGGCGTGGTTCACATCGCGGTGGTCGAGTCACTGCGCGGCGGGGCCCTGTTCTTCCGGGACATCGTGACCACGGTGAAAGAGGCGGCTGCACAAGAGTCGACCGGTGATGCCCCGGAGGTTGCCGGACCAGCCGCCACCGTACCGGCCGTCACCGAGGCCGTCGTCCGCGACGCCCTCTGGGACCTGGTGTGGGACGGCGTGGTCACGAACGACACCCTCTCGCCGTTGCGGGCGGTCCTGTCCGGTGGCGGCTCGTCGGGGTCGGGCACCGCCCACCGCTCACCGCGGTCCTCGGCCAGGCCACGTCGGGCCCGCCTGGGCCGGACCTCCATGGCGCAGTTGAACGGCGCGATGGCCGCCGGCACGCGGACGCCTCCCGTGGTGGCCGGTCGCTGGTCGCTGGTGCCGGAGCCGGTCACCGACGCGACTGTGCGCGCCCACGCATGGGCCGAGACGCTCCTGCTGCGCCACGGCGTGGTGACACGGGGTGCGGTCGAGGCGGAGGAGATCCCGGGCGGGTTCGCCGCCGTCTACAAGGTGCTGGCGCAGATGGAGGACTCGGGTCGCTGTCGCCGTGGCTACTTCGTCGAGGGTCTGGGTGCCGCCCAGTTCGCCGCCGGCAACACCATCGACCGCCTGCGTTCCTACGACGACACGGCCGACGACGCCCACTGGCCCTCCGGCACCGACGAGCCGGCAGTGCGAGTCCTCGCCGCCACCGACCCGGCCAATCCGTATGGCGCCGCCCTGCCCTGGCCGCAGGCCCCGGAGGGTGGATCGGGTCACCGTCCGGGCCGGAAGACAGGCGCTCTCGTGGTGCTGGTCGACGGACTGTGTGTCCTGTTCGTCGAGCGCGGTGGCCGAACCGTCCTGATTCTCGAGGACCGCGCGGGCGCGGTGGCCCTCGCCGCGTCCGCGCTGGCCGCAGCGGTGAAGTCGGGGGCCGTGGGACCACTCACCGTCACCACCATCGCCGGCGAGCCCGTCCACACCTCGCCCGTCGCGGCCGCCTTCGAGAACGCCGGTTTCGGGGCGACGCCGAAGGGGTTGCGCATCCGGCGGTGA
- a CDS encoding thymidylate synthase has protein sequence MTVPTPYEDLLRLVLEHGSPKSDRTGTGTRSLFGHQLRYDLAAGFPLITTKRVHFKSVAYELLWFLRGDSNVGWLRENGVSIWDEWADERGELGPVYGVQWRSWPTPDGRHVDQIAASVDLLRSDPDSRRNIVSAWNVGELSDMALPPCHLLFQFYVADGRLSCQLYQRSADLFLGVPFNIASYSLLTHMVAQQVGLEVGEFIWTGGDCHIYDNHVEQVRTQLAREAFPYPELRLRRADSIFDYRFEDFDVVGYEHHPGIKAPVAV, from the coding sequence ATGACCGTCCCCACCCCGTACGAGGACCTTCTCCGACTCGTCCTGGAGCACGGCAGCCCCAAGTCCGACCGCACGGGGACCGGCACCCGCAGCCTGTTCGGCCACCAACTGCGCTATGACCTGGCGGCGGGGTTCCCTCTGATCACCACCAAGCGCGTCCACTTCAAGTCGGTGGCCTACGAACTGCTGTGGTTCCTGCGCGGGGACTCCAACGTCGGCTGGTTGCGCGAGAACGGCGTGAGCATCTGGGACGAGTGGGCCGACGAGCGCGGCGAGCTCGGACCCGTCTACGGCGTTCAGTGGCGGTCCTGGCCCACCCCCGACGGGCGGCACGTCGACCAGATCGCGGCGTCGGTGGACCTCCTGCGCTCCGACCCGGATTCCCGTCGGAACATCGTCTCCGCGTGGAACGTGGGCGAGCTGTCGGACATGGCGCTACCGCCGTGCCACCTGCTGTTCCAGTTCTACGTGGCCGACGGCAGGCTGAGCTGCCAGCTCTACCAGCGCAGCGCCGATCTCTTCCTGGGCGTCCCGTTCAACATCGCCTCCTACTCGCTGCTCACCCACATGGTGGCCCAGCAGGTCGGACTGGAGGTGGGCGAGTTCATCTGGACCGGTGGCGACTGCCACATCTACGACAACCACGTCGAGCAGGTGCGGACCCAGCTGGCCCGCGAGGCCTTCCCCTACCCGGAGCTTCGCCTGCGGCGGGCCGACTCGATCTTCGACTATCGCTTCGAGGACTTCGACGTGGTCGGGTACGAGCACCACCCGGGCATCAAGGCCCCGGTCGCGGTCTGA
- a CDS encoding dihydrofolate reductase, producing the protein MPVRMVWAQARGGVIGDGRDMPWYVPEDLAFFKQTTAGLPVVMGRATWESLPERFRPLPGRRNIVCTRDAEWAASGAERALSVAEALASAGPDAVVMGGGQIYAAALVAADECLVTEIDADAPGTVLAPELDGTWERVEVGDWITDPRSRVEGYDDEVRHRHTVWRRRQG; encoded by the coding sequence GTGCCGGTGCGGATGGTGTGGGCGCAGGCCCGCGGCGGGGTGATCGGCGACGGCCGGGACATGCCCTGGTACGTCCCGGAGGATCTCGCGTTCTTCAAGCAGACCACCGCGGGCCTGCCGGTGGTGATGGGTCGGGCCACCTGGGAGTCGTTGCCGGAGCGGTTCCGGCCCCTGCCCGGCCGGCGCAACATCGTCTGCACCCGGGACGCCGAGTGGGCGGCCAGCGGGGCCGAGCGCGCATTGTCGGTGGCCGAGGCGCTGGCGTCGGCCGGACCCGACGCCGTCGTCATGGGCGGCGGACAGATCTACGCCGCGGCGCTCGTCGCGGCGGACGAGTGCCTGGTCACCGAGATCGACGCGGACGCCCCGGGGACCGTCCTCGCCCCGGAGCTGGACGGGACCTGGGAGCGGGTCGAGGTGGGCGACTGGATCACCGACCCGCGTAGTCGCGTCGAGGGCTACGACGACGAGGTCCGGCACCGTCACACGGTGTGGCGCCGTCGGCAGGGGTGA
- a CDS encoding DUF1707 domain-containing protein, protein MTQEPHTDPRALAQQRLEAMVGRGELSLAEFSDRAARIWSATCPSELEAALSGLPMHSAAGPPPTSAQPPATRPTGAITVDESQKRTSVFDTLKREGRWSLPDDYRLTSWMGEIFLDAREAVVDRPRTHIKLDLWAANAKILLPPGVSVAVTGNRTWSELKIDEGRYDVRGGPHLDFEINGFMAGVKIKILAAGERIPKTWKWF, encoded by the coding sequence ATGACCCAGGAGCCGCACACCGATCCCCGGGCCCTCGCCCAGCAGAGACTGGAGGCGATGGTGGGCCGGGGGGAGTTGTCCCTCGCCGAGTTCTCGGACCGGGCCGCCCGCATCTGGTCCGCCACCTGCCCCTCCGAGTTGGAGGCGGCCCTGAGCGGGCTGCCGATGCACAGCGCCGCCGGGCCGCCCCCGACCTCGGCGCAGCCGCCGGCCACCCGGCCGACAGGGGCGATCACCGTGGACGAGAGTCAGAAGAGGACCTCGGTCTTCGACACGCTCAAGCGGGAGGGCCGGTGGTCCCTCCCGGATGACTACCGGCTGACGTCCTGGATGGGTGAGATCTTCCTCGACGCCCGTGAGGCGGTGGTCGACCGCCCACGCACGCACATCAAGCTCGATCTGTGGGCTGCCAACGCCAAGATCCTGCTCCCCCCGGGTGTCTCGGTCGCGGTGACCGGCAACCGGACGTGGTCCGAGCTCAAGATCGACGAGGGCCGCTACGACGTCCGTGGGGGCCCCCACCTGGACTTCGAGATCAACGGCTTCATGGCCGGCGTGAAGATCAAGATCCTCGCCGCGGGGGAGCGGATCCCCAAGACCTGGAAGTGGTTCTAG
- a CDS encoding DUF302 domain-containing protein yields MDVGIGTYTAMGFDEAVEATREALADRGFGILHEIDLTATLKKKIDKDIERVLILGACNPGFAGEAFDVSKEVALMLPCNVVVRESSGGCVIEAQNPALLAQVISGGLQDMADELSAQMRSMMKDLTR; encoded by the coding sequence ATGGACGTCGGAATCGGTACGTACACGGCGATGGGGTTCGACGAGGCGGTGGAGGCCACCCGCGAGGCGCTCGCCGACCGCGGCTTCGGGATCCTCCACGAGATCGACCTCACCGCGACCCTCAAGAAGAAGATCGACAAGGACATCGAGCGCGTCCTGATCCTCGGCGCCTGCAATCCCGGGTTCGCGGGCGAGGCGTTCGACGTGAGCAAGGAGGTCGCGCTGATGCTGCCCTGCAACGTCGTGGTCCGTGAGTCATCCGGGGGCTGCGTCATCGAGGCGCAGAACCCGGCGCTGCTGGCGCAGGTCATCTCTGGTGGCCTTCAGGACATGGCGGACGAGTTGTCCGCGCAGATGCGGTCGATGATGAAGGACCTGACCCGCTGA
- a CDS encoding metal-sensitive transcriptional regulator, which yields MADDEARTQVLNRLRRARGQLNAVIDMVEQERPCKDVVTQLAAVSKALDRAGFKIISTNIQECLAADGESGEDGITVAELEKLFLSLA from the coding sequence ATGGCTGACGACGAGGCGAGGACCCAGGTGCTCAACCGCCTGCGCCGGGCGCGGGGGCAACTGAACGCGGTGATCGACATGGTCGAGCAGGAGCGTCCCTGCAAGGATGTCGTCACGCAGTTGGCCGCGGTCTCCAAGGCGCTGGACCGTGCCGGATTCAAGATCATCAGCACCAACATCCAGGAGTGCCTGGCCGCCGACGGCGAGTCCGGTGAGGACGGCATCACGGTCGCCGAATTGGAGAAACTCTTCCTCTCGCTCGCCTGA
- a CDS encoding NDMA-dependent alcohol dehydrogenase gives MKTKAAIARELGKPFEIVEAELDGPNFGEVLVKWKVAGLCHSDLHITSGDLPGRLPIVGGHEGAGVVEAVGEGVTHVQPGDHVVGSFIPACGKCSACARGMTNLCDGGLNGTIGEMADGRYPFALANGETAGAMCTLGTFSQYTVANMNSVVKVQDWIPFEVAALVGCGVTTGWGSAVYSADVRAGDTVVVFGIGGIGINAIQGAKHAGARFILAIDTDESKLAKAQEFGATHVYTDVEQAKAELPGLTWGAMAEKAIITIGVADAKVTADATDMVGKRGVVVLTSMGGLDNQSINLTGLFVSQYEKVIKGSLFGSANAFHDIPNILRLWDEKQLKLDELITHRFTLDQVNEGYEIMESGGQGMVRGIIVHDD, from the coding sequence ATGAAGACCAAGGCCGCCATCGCCCGCGAGCTGGGCAAGCCGTTCGAGATCGTCGAGGCCGAGCTCGACGGTCCCAATTTCGGCGAGGTGCTCGTCAAGTGGAAGGTCGCCGGCCTGTGCCATTCCGACCTCCACATCACCAGTGGTGACCTGCCCGGGCGTCTTCCGATCGTCGGCGGGCACGAGGGTGCGGGCGTCGTCGAGGCGGTCGGGGAGGGCGTGACCCACGTCCAGCCCGGCGACCACGTGGTGGGTTCGTTCATCCCGGCCTGCGGCAAGTGCTCGGCCTGCGCCCGCGGCATGACCAACCTGTGCGACGGCGGACTCAACGGCACCATCGGCGAGATGGCCGACGGCCGCTACCCGTTCGCCCTCGCCAACGGTGAGACCGCGGGTGCGATGTGCACCCTCGGCACGTTCTCGCAGTACACCGTCGCCAACATGAACTCGGTGGTCAAGGTCCAGGACTGGATCCCCTTCGAGGTCGCGGCGCTCGTGGGCTGCGGCGTCACCACCGGCTGGGGATCCGCCGTCTACTCGGCCGATGTCCGGGCCGGGGACACCGTGGTGGTCTTCGGCATCGGTGGCATCGGCATCAACGCGATCCAGGGCGCGAAGCACGCCGGGGCGCGATTCATCCTCGCCATCGACACCGACGAGTCGAAGCTGGCCAAGGCCCAGGAGTTCGGTGCGACCCACGTCTACACAGACGTGGAGCAGGCCAAGGCCGAGTTGCCGGGCCTGACCTGGGGCGCCATGGCGGAGAAGGCCATCATCACGATCGGTGTGGCCGATGCGAAGGTGACCGCCGACGCCACCGACATGGTGGGCAAGCGTGGGGTCGTGGTCCTGACCTCGATGGGCGGACTCGACAACCAGTCCATCAACCTCACGGGGTTGTTCGTCTCGCAGTACGAGAAGGTCATCAAGGGATCGTTGTTCGGCTCGGCCAACGCCTTCCACGACATCCCCAACATTCTGCGGCTGTGGGACGAGAAGCAACTGAAGCTCGACGAGCTGATCACCCACCGCTTCACGCTCGACCAGGTCAACGAGGGGTACGAGATCATGGAGTCGGGTGGACAGGGCATGGTCCGCGGGATCATCGTCCACGACGACTGA
- the trxA gene encoding thioredoxin, protein MTTVDITTADFEKTVTDNDIVLVDFWAEWCGPCKAFGPVFEKVSGKNPELVFAKVDTDAEQQLGAMLQIQSIPTLMAFREGIAVFRHSGAIPEQALDDLVEQIKGLDMDEVRKAVEEAQAQQGDARA, encoded by the coding sequence ATGACCACCGTCGACATCACGACCGCCGACTTCGAGAAGACCGTCACCGACAACGACATCGTCCTGGTGGACTTCTGGGCCGAGTGGTGCGGCCCGTGCAAGGCTTTCGGGCCGGTGTTCGAGAAGGTCTCCGGCAAGAACCCCGAGCTCGTCTTCGCGAAGGTCGACACCGACGCGGAGCAGCAGCTTGGCGCCATGCTCCAGATCCAGTCGATCCCCACCCTCATGGCGTTCCGTGAGGGCATCGCCGTGTTCCGTCATTCCGGCGCGATCCCTGAGCAGGCGCTCGACGACCTGGTCGAGCAGATCAAGGGTCTCGACATGGACGAGGTCCGCAAGGCCGTCGAAGAGGCGCAGGCACAGCAGGGCGACGCCCGGGCCTGA
- a CDS encoding alpha/beta fold hydrolase has protein sequence MTSSELEIETVEPRSFTVAGAAGMLVGDVWEPSGGADPVDEILMLHGGAQTRNSWNRAARRLATEGYRVTTMDARGHGDSDWADDGDYDIHRMVDDLELIVAARFTDRLPVLVGASLGGLTGLLALGTGKPVARALVLVDVTPRIEAEGVERIGEFMRSGLDGFADLEEAADAIASYQPNRRRPSNLDGLRKNLRQKDDGRWYWHWDPRFVAGATGDNAEIGNDYFEGIVPHVSEPTMLIRGSRSDIVSDESVAHLLRHLPHAYTHEVADAGHMVAGDDNAVFLDQLEWFLAEILGSPPRQGASGE, from the coding sequence GCCCCGGTCGTTCACGGTCGCCGGAGCGGCCGGGATGCTCGTCGGCGACGTGTGGGAGCCGTCCGGTGGAGCCGATCCGGTCGACGAGATCCTCATGCTGCACGGCGGAGCGCAGACCCGGAACTCGTGGAACCGCGCCGCCCGGCGTCTGGCGACCGAGGGGTACCGGGTGACGACGATGGACGCGCGCGGTCACGGGGACAGCGACTGGGCGGACGACGGGGACTACGACATCCACCGCATGGTCGACGACCTGGAACTGATCGTGGCCGCACGCTTCACCGACCGGCTGCCGGTGCTCGTCGGGGCCTCGCTGGGCGGGTTGACCGGGCTGTTGGCGCTGGGGACGGGCAAGCCCGTCGCCCGGGCGCTGGTGCTGGTGGACGTCACCCCGAGGATCGAGGCGGAGGGTGTGGAGCGGATCGGGGAGTTCATGCGTTCCGGTCTCGACGGGTTCGCGGACCTCGAGGAGGCCGCGGACGCGATCGCCTCCTATCAACCGAATCGTCGTCGTCCATCGAACCTCGACGGCCTGCGCAAGAACCTCCGACAGAAGGACGACGGCCGCTGGTACTGGCACTGGGACCCACGTTTCGTCGCGGGCGCCACCGGTGACAACGCCGAGATCGGAAACGACTACTTCGAGGGGATCGTGCCCCACGTGTCCGAACCGACCATGCTCATCCGGGGGTCGCGTTCCGACATCGTCAGTGACGAGTCGGTGGCCCACCTGCTGCGACATCTCCCGCACGCCTACACGCACGAGGTCGCGGACGCGGGCCACATGGTGGCCGGTGACGACAACGCCGTGTTCCTCGACCAACTCGAGTGGTTCCTCGCGGAGATCCTCGGCTCCCCGCCCCGGCAGGGGGCGTCCGGGGAATAA